A stretch of Cytophagales bacterium DNA encodes these proteins:
- the hisF gene encoding imidazole glycerol phosphate synthase subunit HisF, which yields MLTKRIIPCLDVKDGRTVKGVNFVDLKDAGDPVELAARYAQEGADELVFLDISATLEKRKTLLKLVFDVASTVNIPFTVGGGISSIEDVSALLEAGADKVSINSAAVRNPGIIDGMAAHFGSQCIVVAIDSRNVDGTDLVHTHGGTKPTDIETVPWAMDVAERGAGEILLTSMDHDGTKSGFANDLTARVSNAVSIPVIASGGGGTAPHFLDVFKDGKADAALAASIFHYKEVEIKDLKKDLQTNQIPVRLK from the coding sequence ATGCTTACCAAGCGAATCATACCTTGCCTCGATGTGAAAGACGGTCGAACCGTCAAAGGAGTCAACTTTGTGGATTTGAAAGATGCCGGCGACCCTGTTGAACTTGCGGCCAGATATGCGCAGGAAGGAGCCGATGAGCTGGTTTTTCTGGACATATCTGCAACACTTGAAAAGAGGAAAACGTTGTTGAAGCTTGTTTTTGATGTCGCATCTACGGTCAACATCCCATTTACGGTAGGTGGAGGTATTAGCTCCATCGAAGATGTTTCAGCCTTGCTGGAAGCCGGGGCGGACAAAGTATCGATCAACTCTGCAGCAGTGAGGAACCCAGGCATCATCGATGGCATGGCTGCGCATTTCGGGTCCCAATGCATCGTCGTTGCGATTGATTCCAGAAATGTCGATGGCACAGATCTGGTTCATACCCATGGTGGAACGAAACCCACTGATATTGAAACAGTACCCTGGGCAATGGATGTGGCAGAGCGAGGCGCAGGAGAGATCTTGTTGACTTCCATGGATCACGATGGGACCAAAAGCGGATTTGCTAATGATCTTACAGCCCGTGTTTCAAATGCCGTTTCTATACCAGTCATTGCCTCCGGAGGCGGAGGTACAGCTCCACACTTTTTGGATGTGTTCAAAGACGGAAAGGCCGATGCTGCTTTGGCGGCGAGTATTTTCCATTATAAAGAAGTAGAGATCAAAGACCTGAAAAAGGACTTGCAAACCAATCAAATACCCGTTAGACTGAAATGA
- a CDS encoding NAD(P)/FAD-dependent oxidoreductase encodes MERFDVCVIGAGPSGYAAAMRAVDYGKKVLLIEKDKLGGAGIHQGALWSKTWWELSREAFFIRQHGKSFGIDHPDFSYAKVAGEVAKAVDDRQGMLTHHMNNINVTLGDCFQFLHGTAHILDTHRVEVVNSEATHEIEADNIILATGSRPRKLPHIPIDEEHIFTSDGLGNLKDFPKSMVILGAGVIGCEFATIFSNFGHTKVHLIDKGDRILPFEDEDVVQIVEQNLEAKDVLIHRNSQLVEMKVEMGEVVYTLEYNDGTKEVFKVEKALVSVGRVPNYDDLFSENLHIDIDKRGIKDKDTQTSIDNIYAVGDITADISLVNVGELEGRHAIEKIYGNPEPLIYENISTIMFLAPEIAGVGMNEVQAQQQKLDYKVVSLDYSTISRAVAMRNVQGFIKILVTNDDEMKILGMRVIGEHASSAIQAAALLISMGKGIKVLAELIHPHPSIIEGIQECCRMLQGKSMFKPSVLRKAMNYRVYENGAYIDAVS; translated from the coding sequence ATGGAAAGATTCGACGTTTGTGTCATTGGAGCCGGTCCGTCCGGTTACGCCGCCGCCATGAGAGCCGTTGATTACGGCAAAAAAGTACTCCTTATAGAAAAAGATAAATTGGGAGGAGCAGGTATTCATCAGGGAGCTTTATGGAGTAAAACCTGGTGGGAACTTTCCCGGGAAGCATTTTTCATTCGACAACACGGAAAGTCATTTGGGATTGACCATCCGGACTTTTCTTATGCGAAAGTCGCTGGAGAGGTGGCCAAGGCCGTTGACGATCGGCAGGGCATGCTGACGCATCACATGAATAACATCAACGTGACGCTGGGGGATTGCTTTCAATTTTTACATGGAACAGCCCACATCCTGGACACCCATCGTGTGGAGGTGGTGAATAGCGAAGCAACGCATGAGATTGAGGCCGATAATATCATTTTAGCCACAGGAAGCCGACCCAGGAAGTTACCTCACATTCCAATTGATGAGGAGCACATTTTCACCAGTGATGGACTCGGAAATTTGAAGGACTTCCCAAAGAGCATGGTCATTCTTGGAGCAGGAGTGATCGGATGTGAGTTTGCCACGATCTTTTCCAATTTCGGACATACGAAGGTTCATCTGATTGACAAAGGTGACCGAATTCTCCCTTTTGAGGACGAAGATGTGGTGCAAATTGTAGAGCAAAATCTGGAAGCTAAAGACGTCCTGATCCATCGAAATTCCCAATTAGTAGAAATGAAAGTGGAAATGGGGGAGGTCGTTTATACACTGGAATACAATGACGGGACCAAGGAAGTTTTTAAGGTAGAGAAAGCATTGGTTTCCGTAGGTAGGGTACCCAACTATGACGACCTGTTCAGTGAAAACCTCCATATTGACATAGATAAGCGAGGAATCAAGGACAAAGACACCCAGACGAGTATTGATAACATCTATGCGGTAGGAGACATCACCGCGGACATTTCATTGGTTAATGTCGGGGAACTGGAGGGTAGACATGCCATAGAGAAGATCTATGGTAACCCTGAACCGCTGATCTACGAGAATATTTCCACGATCATGTTCCTTGCGCCAGAAATCGCAGGAGTAGGTATGAATGAGGTGCAGGCCCAGCAACAAAAGCTTGATTATAAAGTCGTAAGCCTCGATTATAGCACCATTTCCCGTGCAGTAGCCATGCGGAATGTGCAGGGCTTTATCAAGATACTTGTGACCAATGATGACGAAATGAAGATATTGGGCATGCGTGTCATCGGGGAACATGCCTCCAGTGCCATACAAGCCGCAGCGTTATTGATCTCCATGGGCAAAGGCATCAAAGTCCTCGCCGAACTGATCCATCCCCACCCAAGCATCATCGAAGGCATCCAGGAATGCTGTCGCATGCTGCAAGGCAAATCCATGTTCAAACCATCAGTCCTACGAAAAGCGATGAATTACAGAGTCTATGAGAATGGAGCATATATAGATGCGGTTTCTTGA
- the hisIE gene encoding bifunctional phosphoribosyl-AMP cyclohydrolase/phosphoribosyl-ATP diphosphatase HisIE — protein MKPNFDKGDGLIPAIVQDAETLKILMLGYMDEAAWKQTQETGKVTFFSRSKQRLWVKGETSGNFLMLEEILLDCDDDALLVKAKPVGPTCHTGADTCFKEDNENHVQFISYLESIIKDRKENPSDKSYTASLFQKGINKVAQKVGEEAVELVIEAKDDNEDLFLGEAADLLFHYLVLLEAKEIPLEKVIDVLKKRHRPS, from the coding sequence ATGAAACCGAATTTCGATAAAGGTGACGGCCTGATTCCGGCCATTGTACAAGATGCAGAAACATTGAAAATTCTCATGCTTGGCTACATGGATGAAGCCGCCTGGAAACAGACCCAGGAAACGGGGAAAGTGACTTTTTTCAGCCGTAGCAAACAGCGTTTATGGGTGAAAGGAGAAACTTCCGGCAATTTCCTGATGCTGGAAGAGATCTTGCTCGATTGTGACGATGATGCACTGTTGGTCAAGGCGAAACCGGTTGGACCTACTTGTCATACAGGAGCGGATACATGCTTCAAAGAAGACAATGAAAATCATGTCCAGTTCATCAGCTACCTGGAGTCCATCATCAAAGATCGCAAGGAGAACCCATCGGATAAATCTTATACGGCGAGTTTGTTCCAGAAAGGGATCAATAAAGTGGCCCAGAAGGTAGGAGAGGAAGCGGTGGAGTTGGTCATTGAAGCCAAGGATGATAATGAAGACTTGTTTTTAGGAGAAGCCGCTGATTTGTTATTCCACTACCTTGTCCTACTGGAGGCCAAAGAAATTCCTCTGGAAAAGGTCATTGATGTTTTGAAAAAACGCCATCGTCCTTCTTAG